The Myxococcota bacterium genome includes the window GCGCCTCCCACTTCTTCGAGCGCCTGGGCCTGGCGCTTCGGCGTCCGCAGCAACGCGGCCACGTGTTCGTCGGCCGGCGCGGCGAGCAGCTCGGCCGGGGTGCCCACCTGGACGAGGCGTCCCGCGTGGAGCACCGCGATCCGGTCGGCGAGCAGCAGCGCTTCGACCATGTCGTGGGTGACGAAGATCGCGGTGAGCCCGAGTTCGCGGCGCAGCTCTTGAAACGCGCTCTGCAGGCTCTCCCGGATCAGCGGGTCGAGGGCACCGAAGGGTTCGTCGAGCAGCATGAGCTCGGGCTTGGCGGCGAGGGCGCGTGCGAGGCCCACCCGCTGACGCTGACCGCCCGAGAGCGCGTCCGGCGCGCGGTCTCCGTACTGCTGCGGATCCAGGTCGACGAGCCGGAGCAGGGCGTCGACGCGCTCGGCGATC containing:
- a CDS encoding ATP-binding cassette domain-containing protein, with translation MAVDDVCLEVARGELMMLVGGSGSGKTTTLKLINRLIEPSGGSVWIDGADTEGLSGPELRRRIGYCFQGVGLFPHLSVRENVGVTPRLLDWAPDAIAERVDALLRLVDLDPQQYGDRAPDALSGGQRQRVGLARALAAKPELMLLDEPFGALDPLIRESLQSAFQELRRELGLTAIFVTHDMVEALLLADRIAVLHAGRLVQVGTPAELLAAPADEHVAALLRTPKRQAQALEEVGGAP